The segment ATGATGTACGGCACGCTTGGATACGTGGTCGAGCGCACAAGTGCAACCAGACTGGCCGACTTCTTCCGCGACCGGCTCTGGCGCCCCATGGGCATGTTGAACACGTTCCTGCACCCGGACGACGCGCTCgccagcggcggccagctcgccCACGCGTACTACTACAACAACGATACGCGGCAGTTTGGCGAGCTGCCGTGGAACGATGAGGGGAGCGTGGCGGGCGCGGGCATGGCCATTTCGTCTGTGCTCGACTGGTCGCGGTATCTGCGACACATGATTTCCGAGTCGGGGCCCGTTTCCGCGGCTGGCCACGCTGCTCTCAAGGCGCCGCACATGGTGTCGGAGCAGGACAGGCGTATATACTCGGGGACCGAGTTTTACGGGCTCGGCTGGGGGTCCAACATGATGCAGAATGAGGCCGTGTGGTACCATTCGGGGCGAGTCAGCGGCATGCTGTCGTACATGGCGTTTGTTCCGGCTCGGAAGTTTGGATTCGTTATCATGCTCAACACGGAGAGTGTGGCGGCGCTCGATTCCATCTTTTCCACCACGCTGTTCAACTATTTCGAGGTGGCGTCGTCGAACCGTTATGATATTCGACAAGGGTAAGCGAGCACGCGCTTCTTTGGTACTGGGGATATATTGCTGACAAGGCGGCAGGTGGTACGACTTGTTGAGAGACTTGGATGACGGGCTGCGCAACTGCTCGGCCCGTCTGTATCCTGGAGTAGGCGGCGCGGCGTTGCCGTCGGGCATGGCATTGGGAGACTTGGTAGGGAGCTACTACAACGACGGGTATGGATATGCCAACGTGACGGTGAGGTGTGACGATTGGGAGGCAGCACATGGGTCGCCCAGCGTGCTGTCGCTCACGTCGGATGGGTGCCGGATCGTTGTTCCCAGGGCCGAGCTGTTTGGCAAAAACGTTTCGTTTCAGTTGCAACACGTGGCCGGGGATAAGTGGCTGGCTTGGTACTTTGTCGACGACTACAAAAcggtgacgaggccggccgGTTGCTACCGAGCGCAGGTCGTTGTT is part of the Metarhizium brunneum chromosome 4, complete sequence genome and harbors:
- the DAC_1 gene encoding D-alanyl-D-alanine carboxypeptidase: MKPLVLALTLILHAAAGAKRQPTPTRGVPNGQHGGDEVAFANEAFEQFILGQMNEWHVPGLSIAVIEGNKTWAKGFGYATLGSEPVTPSTLFYCGSMTKSVTAAALSILIDEQKNGSNLQWTTPISSILKDDFVLSDAWATDHMTLEDALCHRTGYPRHDFSGPFNSSVDMVRKFRHLPMSQEPRVKWQYSNMMYGTLGYVVERTSATRLADFFRDRLWRPMGMLNTFLHPDDALASGGQLAHAYYYNNDTRQFGELPWNDEGSVAGAGMAISSVLDWSRYLRHMISESGPVSAAGHAALKAPHMVSEQDRRIYSGTEFYGLGWGSNMMQNEAVWYHSGRVSGMLSYMAFVPARKFGFVIMLNTESVAALDSIFSTTLFNYFEVASSNRYDIRQGWYDLLRDLDDGLRNCSARLYPGVGGAALPSGMALGDLVGSYYNDGYGYANVTVRCDDWEAAHGSPSVLSLTSDGCRIVVPRAELFGKNVSFQLQHVAGDKWLAWYFVDDYKTVTRPAGCYRAQVVVGPYGKPDMLGMDMRMEGDDLPLTWFKRI